The following proteins come from a genomic window of Pichia kudriavzevii chromosome 1, complete sequence:
- a CDS encoding uncharacterized protein (PKUD0A02640; similar to Saccharomyces cerevisiae YDR082W (STN1); ancestral locus Anc_8.214), whose protein sequence is MNPLKNSREPNYSSIVDTSHGGLETKVSFYNRDGVPFYRPETFHLAPTMGGNGQALPISVRDLAGSTPLGETYRNEGARLGSEGVRLLGNWPVGKVRIVGRVVGEARVDDGSSGYALEVAGKIAAVDSEMLGSLVAVEGSVLNVAGGVVCVRGEKCHRVREAEQIKWWGEVVQTREMLRKPWIQHEVIVIDDDNDNDQGGSDSINNWLNEDVYNGVNSLKELENEVTLKTPTLAIVEATLVGELVDKTLGSTPRTVEAAQRLLAVRFLVAGTPLVPTLLEAATQELLGILLKRLQEKGVICITAEGVIDKSVLLNHVAALREWVTNVNREFREIMLGEVLSLLWEKCTLETAVSLVDVVSQKSLKYNRDSRSWSKRGDQGKH, encoded by the coding sequence ATGAATCCACTCAAGAATTCACGAGAACCCAATTACAGTTCTATAGTAGACACTTCCCATGGTGGTTTGGAGACAAAGGTCTCTTTCTACAATCGAGACGGTGTGCCCTTCTATCGCCCTGAGACATTCCATTTGGCACCAACCATGGGGGGGAACGGACAAGCCCTTCCCATTAGCGTCCGCGACCTCGCTGGTAGCACTCCGCTGGGTGAGACATATCGAAATGAGGGGGCCCGTCTAGGCAGTGAGGGCGTGCGGCTACTTGGGAACTGGCCCGTTGGGAAGGTGAGGATTGTAGGTAGAGTTGTTGGTGAGGCGCGGGTAGACGATGGGAGCAGTGGGTATGCATTGGAGGTTGCGGGGAAAATAGCGGCTGTTGATAGTGAAATGCTAGGTTCGCTTGTGGCTGTGGAGGGGTCCGTTCTCAATGTCGCTGGAGGAGTGGTGTGCGTGAGGGGGGAAAAATGCCACCGAGTGAGGGAAGCAGAGCAGATCAAATGGTGGGGGGAAGTTGTGCAAACGAGGGAGATGTTAAGAAAACCATGGATTCAACATGAGGTTATAGTTATTGACGATGACAATGATAATGACCAAGGGGGATCTGATAGTATTAACAATTGGTTAAATGAGGATGTTTACAATGGTGTTAATTCTCTCAAAGAGTTGGAAAATGAAGTCACACTTAAAACCCCCACTCTTGCTATTGTGGAGGCAACATTAGTCGGTGAACTTGTGGACAAGACGCTTGGTAGCACGCCTCGTACGGTTGAAGCGGCACAGCGTCTTTTAGCCGTGCGCTTTCTTGTTGCCGGGACCCCCCTTGTTCCCACACTTTTGGAGGCGGCGACGCAAGAACTTCTTGGCATTTTGCTAAAACGACTACAAGAGAAAGGTGTGATTTGTATAACCGCCGAGGGTGTCATTGACAAAAGCGTGCTACTCAACCATGTTGCCGCTCTGCGTGAATGGGTTACCAATGTAAACCGAGAATTTCGGGAAATTATGCTCGGAGAAGTGCTCTCACTGTTGTGGGAAAAATGTACATTGGAGACAGCGGTGT